The following is a genomic window from Deltaproteobacteria bacterium PRO3.
ACAGCTCAATCAGAAGGGAATGACCTTCGACCAGTACCTGGCCGACCTGCGGGTCCAACTCAAGAAGGTCAAGTTCATGGGGGCGGTGATCGCGCCCCGGGTCAAGGTGACCGACGCCGACTTGGACGAATTCTTCGCCGACAACAGCGACAAGTTCGCCAACTTCCAAAGCGTCCAGATGGCCCAGGTCATCGTGCCCTTGGCGCCCGTCGCCGGCGACGCCGAGCTTGTCGCCGCCCAAGCGAAGGCCCAAGAGGTCTACCAAAAGGCGAAGGGCGGCTCCAACTTCGAGGATTTGGGCAAAAAATATTCCGTCAACGCCCAGACCGCCGTGCCGGCGGTCTACCAGGTCAACCAGCTGGCGCCGCAGATCGCCGAGGTCCTTTCGGGGCTGAAGCCGGGCGAGGTCGGGCAGCCGGTGCGCGCCGAGATGGGCATCCACGTCATCAAGCTCATCGAACGCAAGACCCTGGCCGGCGACGAGTACCAGGCGGTGCGCGAGCAGATCCGCGAAAAGGTCTTCGAGCTCAAGGTCCAGGAAGAGCTCGAAAAATACGTCGGCGAGCTCAAGAGCAAGAATTTCGTTCAGATCAAGAATTTCTCTTAACAGAACGGGTCGGCGAAATGCTGCGTATCGGAATAACCATGGGCGACCCCCTGGGGATCGGCGCCGAGATCATCCTCAAGGCCCTGCCGAAATTCCGAGCCGGTCTCGCCTTCAAGGTCTTCGGCGATCCTGAACTGCTGCCCGGGCTTGAGCCCGGCGAGCTGCAGCCCGTCGCGGTCTCCAAATCCGAAAAAAGATACACCCCGCGCGAGGCCGGGCAGGCCTCGGTCGCCTACCTCGAGCGCGCGATGCAGGCCTGGCGCGCCGGCGAGATCGATGCCCTGGTGACCGCGCCGATCTCGAAGACCCACGTCCAGGCGGCGGGCTTTCCCTTCCCTGGGCACACCGAGTACCTGGCCGCTCAAACCCAGACCGAAAAATTCGTCATGATGATGGCCGGGCCCCGCCTGCGCGTGAGCCTGGTGACGATCCACGAGCCCTTGAGTCGCGTCCCCGCGCTGCTGACGCGCGAGAAGATCCTCGACACCGTCGAGGTTACCTACCGCGCCCTGCGGGAACGCTTTCGCCTCCGCGAGCCGAGGCTCGCGGTCTGCGGCCTCAATCCGCACGCGGGAGAGAACGGCCTGCTGGGCCGCGAGGAGATGGAGATCCTCGTCCCCGCCCTCGCCGAGGCGGCGCGGCGCGGCTTTCCCTGCGCCGGCCCCAAGGTTCCCGATGCGGTCTTCCACGAGGCCTACGAGGGAAAATGGGACGCCGTGGTCTGCATGTACCACGACCAGGGCCTGATCCCCTTCAAGATGATCCATTTTCAGGACGGCGTGAACGTCACCCTCGGCCTACCGCTCGTCCGGACCAGCCCCGACCACGGCACGGCCTTCGACATCGCGGGGCAAGGGGTCGCGGACAGCGGCTCGATGGAGGCGGCGATCCGCCTGGCCGCCGAGCTGGCCCGAAAGGAGCCCTCATGAAGCGCCTCGTCGTCGGCATCTCCGGATCCAGCGCCCCCATCCTGGGCGTGCGACTGCTCGAGGTCCTGAAGGGCACCCCCGAGGTCGAGACCCACCTGGTGCTCAGCGACACGGTGGCGCAGACCCTGGCCTTCGAGGCCCCCGACTGGAGCCTCGATCAAGTCAAGGCGCTGGCCGACCGCCATTATCCCAATAACCAAATCGCCGCGGCGATCGCGAGCGGCTCCTTCCCGGTCGACGCGATGGTGGTGATCCCCTGCAGCATGCGGACCCTGGCCGCCGTAGCCACCGGCCTAAGCGACAACCTGCTCACCCGCGCGGCCGACGTGACCCTCAAAGAGCGGCGCCCGCTGATTTTGGTCGCCCGCGAGACGCCGCTGCACTTAGGCCACCTGCGCAACATGGCCGCCGTCACCGAGATGGGCGGCATCGTCGTGCCGCCGGTGATGGCCTTTTACCACCAACCCAAGACCGTCCAGGACCTGATCGACCACACGGTCGGCAAGGTCCTCGACCTGTTGAAGATCCCCCATGCGCTCTTCCACCGCTGGCAAGGCCCGAACACCTAAGACCGAAGGGGAGTCCTTCGCCGAGAAGGTCCTCGCCGTCGTCGCCAAGATCCCCCGCGGCAAGGTCCTGACCTACGGGCAGGTGGCGACCCTGGTCGGCTCGCCGCGCGCCGCACGGATCGTGGGCGGCGTCTTGTTCCGCCTGGGTCCCGAAAGCCGCCTGCCCTGGCAGCGGGTGATCAACGCCCAGGGCAAGCTGTCGACCTACCGGGTCGGCAGCGGCCCGGAGCAGCGCCGCCGGCTCGAGGCGGAGGGATTGAAATTCAACCGGGAGGGCGCCGTCGACCTGAAGCGCCACCAGTGGTGGCCCCCCGAGCGCCTGCTCAAGGCCTGGGAGCTGGACGAGGACCTCGTCGCTTCGATCCATCGGCGCTTCGGTTGGTAGGATTTTTTTTTACTGGCAACTTCCCGCCGCACCGGACGATCAGCTTCCGTCTAACTCCTTAGAATGGATGAGGTTTCAATTGGAACTGGGTGAGCGAAATCCCGCATGGGGGCGGTGGTTGGACCCTTCCGCGCGCGCGGAGTGGGAGTCCCTTAGCCGCGAGACTATTCCCGAGCTCTTCTACGAGGCCGCCTTGGCCTTTGCCGCGCGCCAGGAAGCCGCGCAGCGCCTGGAGACCGCCCTCGAGGTCTATGCGCGCTTGGTCCGCGAGGCGGAGGCCTTTCCCGGAAT
Proteins encoded in this region:
- the pdxA gene encoding 4-hydroxythreonine-4-phosphate dehydrogenase PdxA — protein: MLRIGITMGDPLGIGAEIILKALPKFRAGLAFKVFGDPELLPGLEPGELQPVAVSKSEKRYTPREAGQASVAYLERAMQAWRAGEIDALVTAPISKTHVQAAGFPFPGHTEYLAAQTQTEKFVMMMAGPRLRVSLVTIHEPLSRVPALLTREKILDTVEVTYRALRERFRLREPRLAVCGLNPHAGENGLLGREEMEILVPALAEAARRGFPCAGPKVPDAVFHEAYEGKWDAVVCMYHDQGLIPFKMIHFQDGVNVTLGLPLVRTSPDHGTAFDIAGQGVADSGSMEAAIRLAAELARKEPS
- a CDS encoding UbiX family flavin prenyltransferase, with amino-acid sequence MKRLVVGISGSSAPILGVRLLEVLKGTPEVETHLVLSDTVAQTLAFEAPDWSLDQVKALADRHYPNNQIAAAIASGSFPVDAMVVIPCSMRTLAAVATGLSDNLLTRAADVTLKERRPLILVARETPLHLGHLRNMAAVTEMGGIVVPPVMAFYHQPKTVQDLIDHTVGKVLDLLKIPHALFHRWQGPNT
- a CDS encoding MGMT family protein, with the protein product MRSSTAGKARTPKTEGESFAEKVLAVVAKIPRGKVLTYGQVATLVGSPRAARIVGGVLFRLGPESRLPWQRVINAQGKLSTYRVGSGPEQRRRLEAEGLKFNREGAVDLKRHQWWPPERLLKAWELDEDLVASIHRRFGW